CTCCTTGGACGCCAGTTCCGATGCCGAATACACCGAAGCGCCAGCCTCGGAGACCATGACTTTGGTCATTTTCATGGCAGGGTATTTCTTGATCAGTTCGGCGGCCAGCTTGTCCGTCTCACGGCTGGCGGTGCCGTTACCGATGGCGATCAGGTCCACCGAATGCTTGGCGCACAGGGCCGCAAGAATCGCCAGTGTCTGGTCCCATTTGTTGTGCGGCACGTGCGGATACACCGTGGCGTGGTCGAGCAGCTTGCCGGTGGCGTCGACCACGGCGACCTTGCAGCCGGTGCGCAGGCCCGGGTCGAGGCCGAGGGTGGCGCGCGGGCCGGCCGGAGCGGCCAGCAGCAGGTCGTGCAGGTTGTGGGCGAAGACGTTGATCGCCTCGGTTTCGGCGCTGTCACGCAACTCGCCGAGCAGGTCGGTTTCCAGGTGGGTGTACAGCTTGACCTTCCAGGTCCAGCGCACGACTTCACTGAGCCACTTGTCCGCGGGACGGTTCTGATTCTGGATGCCGAATTGTTGACCGATCATGCCTTCGCACGGGTGCATGGTGCCCGGCAACTCATCGCCGACCTTCAGTGCGGAGCTGAGGATGCCTTCGTTGCGGCCACGGAAAATGGCGAGTGCACGGTGGGATGGCATGCTCTTGAGCGGCTCGTCGTGTTCGAAGTAATCGCGGAACTTGGCGCCTTCTTCCTCTTTGCCCGCAATGACGCGGGCGCTGAGGATGGCTTCCTGCTTGAGGTACGTGCGCAGTTTTTCCAGCAGGCTCGCGTCTTCGGCGAAGCGCTCCATGAGGATGTACTTGGCGCCTTCGAGGGCGGCCTTGACGTCGGCGACGCCTTTTTCGCTGTCGATGAAACGTGCGGCTTCGGTTTCCGGCGTCAGCGACGGGTCGTTGAACAGGCCGTCCGCCAGTTCGCCCAGGCCGGCTTCCAGGGCGATCTGGCCCTTGGTGCGACGCTTCTGCTTATACGGCAGGTACAGGTCTTCGAGACGGGTCTTGGTGTCGGCGAGCTTGATGTCGCGCTCGAGTTGTGGGGTCAACTTGCCCTGTTCCTCGATGCTGGCGAGTATGCTGATACGCCGTTCGTCGAGTTCTCGCAGGTAGCGCAGGCGCTCTTCCAGGTGACGCAGTTGGATATCGTCGAGGCTGCCGGTCACTTCTTTACGGTAACGGGCGATGAAGGGCACCGTGGAGCCTTCATCCAGTAGAGCGACGGCCGCTTCGACCTGTTGTGGGCGTACGCCGAGTTCCTCGGCGATGCGGCTGTTGATGCTGTCCATAAAACCACCTGAAATTCTGAAAAGCAGCTCGCAGGCCCGGGGAACAAGGCCTTGGGAGACTGGTTGAGCGGCCCGACTGGCGCCGCTGCCTGGGTCAAGAGGCAGCCTATTGACCCTCGAAATTGAAAAAATCACGACACGTGGGTGAAAAAAGCCGTGGCATTAAACGGTAACGATCTGACGTTGCCCAGCACGACGGCGCCGCATTATAACCAGCGTTCCGCGCTTGGGGGGTGATTGCGCCAACGGTTGTGGGGCGCGGGTTCGCTGGCAGTAGAGGAAAAATCTGCTAACAATGCACACGGTGCGTATAACGGCAGCTAGGCCATAATGCGCGCCGAGATAAGAGGAGCATCCAATGAGCAGCACTGCACAAACTGCTGAAGGCGAAAAAATTCTCATCGTTGATGACGATCCGGGGCTGAGCAGCCTGCTGGAGCGTTTCTTCAACTCCAAAGGCTACCGTGCCCGTGCGGTGCCGAACACCGAGCAGATGGACCGCCTGCTGGGGCGTGAAGTCTTCAACCTGGTCGTCCTCGACCTGATGCTGCCCGGCGAAGACGGCCTCACCGCGTGCAAACGGCTGCGCGGCGCAAACAACCAGATTCCAATCATCATGCTGACCGCCAAGGGCGATGAGCTGAGCCGCATCAAGGGTCTTGAACTGGGCGCGGACGACTACCTGGCCAAGCCGTTCAACCCTGATGAGTTGATGGCGCGGGTCAAGGCGGTGTTGCGCCGCCAGGCGGCGCCGGTGCCGGGCGCACCGGGCAGCGAAGACGAAAGCGTCACCTTTGGTGATTACGAACTGTCGCTGGCGACCCGTGAGCTCAAACGTGGCGATGAAGTGCACATGTTGACCACCGGCGAATTCGCCGTGCTCAAGGCCCTGGTGATGAACGCGCGCCAGCCGCTGACGCGCGACAAGCTGATGAACCTGGCACGTGGCCGGGAATGGGACGCCCTGGAGCGCTCCATCGACGTGCAGATCTCCCGTCTGCGTCGGATGATCGAGCCTGACCCGTCCAAGCCGCGGTACATCCAGACCGTATGGGGCGTGGGTTATGTGTTCGTGCCGGATGGCAATAAAACCAGTTGACCGGTGATTTGCACGGTGGGCATCCCGGCGTCTGACTCCATGAGGGTCGACGGGATGTCCGGCCTCTGCAATTCTGCGAGCGCCGCTCGTTTCTCAAGGTATCTAGCTGTCCTCATGAAAACCCCGTTGTGGTTCCCACAAAGTTTCTTCTCTCGCACCCTTTGGCTGGTGCTGATCGTCGTTCTGTTTTCCAAGGCACTCACGCTGGTTTATCTGCTGATGAACGAAGACGTGCTGGTGGACCGACAGTACAGCCATGGTGTCGCCCTGACGCTGCGTGCCTACTGGGCCGTAGACGAGGAAAATCGTGAGAAGGTGGCGAAGGCATCAACCCTGATTCGGGTCGACGGCGCCGGAGTGCCTGAAGGCGAGCAGCACTGGCCCTACAGCGAGATCTACCAGCGTCAGATGCAGGCAGAGCTCGGAGAGGACACCGAAGTGCGCTTGCGCATGCATGTTTCGCCTGCGTTGTGGGTGAGGGCGCCGAGCCTGGGCGACGCCTGGATCAAGGTGCCGCTGTATCCCCATCCGTTGCGTGGGCAGAAGATCTGGAACGTGCTGGGCTGGTTCCTGGCCATCGGCTTGCTCTCCACGGCTTCTGCCTGGATTTTCGTGCGCCAGCTCAACCAGCCGCTTAAACGCCTGGTCTTTGCCGCCCGCCAATTGGGCCAGGGCCGCAGCGTGCGCCTGCCGGTCAGCGATACGCCCAGCGAGATGACCGAGGTGTACGGCGCGTTCAACCAGATGGCGGAGGATGTCGAACAGGCCGGCCGCGAGCGCGAGCTGATGCTGGCGGGAGTCTCCCACGACTTGCGTACGCCCTTGACGCGACTGCGCTTGTCCCTGGAGTTGATGGGCAACCATACCGACCTCACCGATGACATGGTCCGCGACATCGAGGACATGGACGCTATCCTCGACCAGTTCCTGGCATTCATCCGCGATGGCCGTGATGAAGTGGTGGAAGAGGTCGACCTGACGGACCTGGTGCGTGAAGTGGTGGCGCCCTACAACCAGAATGGGGAGCAGGTGCGCATGCGCCTGGAACCGATTCGACCGTTTGCGTTGCGTCGGGTGTCGATGAAGCGCCTGTTGAACAACCTGATCGGCAACGCCTTGCATCACGCAGGCTCCGATGTGGAAGTGGCGGCGTATGTGTCCGGCGACAGTGCCGCGCCCTATGTGGTGCTGAGCGTGATGGACCGGGGGGCGGGCATAGATCCGGACGAGCTGGAAGGCATCTTCAACCCCTTTACCCGTGGCGACCGTGCCCGGGGAGGCAAAGGAACTGGCCTGGGCCTGGCCATCGTGCGGCGGATTGCGTCGATGCATGGCGGCAATGTCGAGCTACGCAACCGCGAGGAAGGTGGCCTGGAAGCGCGGGTGAGGTTGCCGCTGGGCTTGATGTTGCCTAGAGACGCGGTCTGACAAACGCCAGCGATGCAACTGTGGGCGCTGGCTTGCCTGCGATGAGGGCGCCACATTCAACATTATTGTTGACTGAGCCACCGCTATCGCAGGCAAGCCGGCTCCCACACGTGTTCAGCGGTGTTTGACAGCGGGTATTCAGCCCTTGCCCTTGGTCCGCGTCATATTCGGCCCGCCATTTTTCTCCAGATGCTGAATGATGATCCCCGCCACATCCTTTCCGGTGGTGGTTTCAATCCCCTCCAAACCCGGCGACGAATTCACTTCCATCACCAGCGGCCCGTGATTGGAACGCAGGATATCCACACCCGCCACGGCCAGGCCCATTACCTTGGCCGCCCGCAGCGCGGTCATGCGTTCTTCCGGGGTGATCTTGATCAAGCTGGCACTGCCGCCGCGGTGCAGGTTGGAGCGGAACTCCCCTGGCTTGGCCTGGCGCTTCATCGCGGCGATCACCTTGTCGCCCACCACGAAGCAACGGATATCCGCACCGCCGGCTTCCTTGATGTATTCCTGCACCATGATGTTCTGCTTGAGGCCCATGAACGCCTCGATCACCGATTCCGCGGCCGTCGCGGTTTCACACAGCACCACGCCGATGCCCTGGGTGCCTTCCAGCACCTTGATCACCAGCGGCGCGCCGTTGACCATCTCGATCAGGTCGGGGATGTCATCGGGAGAGTGGGCGAAGCCGGTCACCGGCAGGCCGATACCTCGGCGCGACAGCAACTGCAGCGAGCGCAGCTTGTCCCGTGAGCGGGCAATCGCCACCGACTCATTGAGTGGGAATACCCCCATCATTTCAAACTGGCGCAACACCGCGCAGCCATAAAATGTCACCGAAGCGCCGATACGCGGGATCACCGCGTCAAACCCTTCCAGCGGCTTGCCCCGGTAGTGGATCTGCGGCTTGTGGCTGGCAATGTTCATATAGGCACGCAACGTGTCGATCACCACCATTTCGTGGCCACGTTCAGTGCCGGCCTCAACCAGGCGGCGGGTGGAATACAGACGCGGGTTTCGCGACAGCACAGCAATCTTCATGCAGCACCTGGGGCAGAAAGGGTAGAGACCGGGAACACCGGCTTGTCTTGAACGTACTTGATGCCGGGATTGACCACCAACTGGCCGTCAATCAACGCCTTGGAACCCAGCAACAGGCGGTAACGCATGGCCTTGCGGCAGGCCAGGGTGAACTCCACCCGCCATACCCGGTCGCCCAAGGCCAGCGTGGTGCTGATGACATAGCGCACTTGCGCATGGCCGTTGGAGCTCTTGATGGTTTTCATCGTCACCAGCGGCGCTTCGCAGCGGCGGTGACGCAGCTGCACGACGCTGCCCAGGTGCGCGGTGAAGCGCACCCACTTCTCGCCGTTGCGCTCAAAGGGCTCGATGTCGGTGGCGTGCAGGCTTGAGGTGCTGGCACCCGTGTCGATCTTCGCGCGCAGGCCTGCCACTCCCAAGTCGGGAAGTGCCACCCACTCACGCAGACCCACGACGGTCAAATGGTCAAATGTCTTCAATATAGATAACCGGTCAGTTCGCCCAAGCCGTTGGTGTCACTTCGGCCAGGGCTTTGAAGGCAGGTTTGGCGAACCAATAACCCTGCATCAGAAATATTCCGCAGTCGGACAGGAAGTCGCGCTCGCCGGCACTTTCGATGCCCTCGGCGATGACAGTAACCCCCAACTGCTCACAGATTGTGACAATCCCTCGAACGATGACCTGACGGACACGATCCTGATCGACATCGCGGATCAGCGCCATGTCGAGCTTGATCAAGTCAGGTTGGAAATCGGCCAGCAGGTTCAGCCCCGAATAGCCCGCGCCGAAGTCGTCGATGGCGGTCTTGAAGCCGAATTGGCGGTATTCACGCAGAATATTCGTCAAATGGCGATAGTTATCTACATGCTCGGTTTCGAGCGTCTCGAAAATCAGCCGGTCCAGCGGAAAGTTATGGGCACGCGCCGCTTCCAGGGTGCTGCGGATACACAGCTCCGGGCGGTACACCGCATTGGGCATGAAGTTGATCGACAGGTGGGTTTGCATCCCAAGAGCCGCGGCGCCGGCGATCGCTTGAGTGCGACAGCGCTGGTCGAAGCGGTAGCGATTGCTTGAATTGACCTGCTGCAGCACCGACATTGCACCTTCGCCGGCGACGCCGCGCACCAAGGCTTCATTGGCAAAGATCGACTGATCCCGAAGGTCTACGATAGGCTGGTACGCGAAGGCAAAATCGAAGCCCAGGGGCTCGCTTTGCTGGCAACCCACGCAACGCTGGCCAGGCGAGGTGAGTGAAACGGGAAAATCGGTCACAGCATATCCTCGCGAAAAAACAGGGTGCTACCTGGCGTATCTTAGGTGAGCCTTGGGGTTTATGCGTCGAAGGGCTCCAACGGTAAAGTTGCGACATTTTTCAGAGCGAGGAATTCAAGTGGCTCAAAAGCAGCAAGAGGAAGAAAAGGTCCGTCTGGACAAATGGCTGTGGGCGGCGCGCTTTTATAAAACCCGTGCCCTGGCGAAGGCCGCGATCGAGAGTGGCAAGGTGCATCATCGCGGCGAGCGCTGCAAGCCAGGCAAAGAGCCACGTGTGGGGGACGAGTTTCAGATTCGTACAGGCTTTGATGAAAAGACCATTGTGGTTCAGGCGCTTTCCATCGTTCGTCGTGGCGCACCCGAAGCGCAGGCGCTCTATACAGAGACCGAGGCCAGTATCGCCAAGCGCGAAAACGCGGCGGCCATGCGCAAAGCGGGCGCCACGGGCATGACCACCGATGGCAAGCCGAGCAAGAAACAACGCCGCGATTTGTTCAAGTTTCGCGGCAGTGGCAATGATGAGTGATTGCCACCAATCGCCAGTACCAAAACGATCCATTGTGGGAGCTGGCTTGCCTGCGATGACGGCAGGCCAGGCAGTACAGGTGGTGAGCCTGCCACCGCTATCGCAGGCAAGCCAGCTCCCACCCGGGTCTGCGGGCGTTAAGCGGCAGAGCGCATGACACTTAATCGCCCAACCACCGGCAACTTCCCCAGCAACCCAAACACCGGCGCCGTCACCCGCAACAACCCACCCGACACCTTCGCCGCAAACGGCGTGTAATACCCCCACCCCAGCGCCAACAGCGCCAGCAACACACCGCCGATATAATCGTCCTGCCCCCAGTGAGCCCCAGCCACCAAGCGCGGCATCATGAACAACAGTGCCAGCCCCCAGATCACCAGCACCTGGCCGATGCGTTTGGCGAACGCCGACATGAACATACCCCAGATCAGCAATACCGACGCGTGATCGCCAGGAAAGCTCTGGCTCGAACGGTCCTTCAATTCCCAGGTTTTCTCCAGCCCTGGAAAAAAGTCGCTCATCTGCACCGCGCCACTGATCATCATCGAAGGGCTACTGTGTTGCCAGCCCATGTGCGCCGCAAGTTTGGAAAACAGCATGCGGATAAACAGCAACAGCAACAGAATGCCGACAAAACCTAATAGCGCCTGACGTGTTTGAACGGCCTTGAATACCCAGTCGCCACGAATTAGCAGCGTCAGCAGAATCACACCGACCACCGCGTCAAACGGTCGCAAACTGGCCACAGCCCACACATGCAGCCATGTGGAGTTGCTCGCCAGCGGGTCATTGAGCAGATGAAACAGCCACTCGTCGAAAATCACACAGAGCATCTGGCCCGTGGGCCACAGCCAAAAACACAGCAGCCCTATAGCGAGTAGATTGCAAAAGGCCCACCCCCCGAGGTTCCACTTGGCTTGGAACAAACCCGGATTGTTCATAAACTGTCTCCACTGCTTTATAAAACCGCACCAAAAAGGTGCTAAAGCGTTTAATTCTATAAACCTTGTAATCATTTTGTCATCAATTCAGATACCCAGACCTATGACTGATCTACCGGATACCGACTTCACCCAACGCTTCATTTTCGACGAGAACGACGCCCGCGGCGAACTCGTCTCCCTGGAGCGCAGCTATGCCGAAGTCCTCGCCAAGCACGCCTATCCGGAGCCGGTCGCGCAACTGCTCGGTGAGTTGATGGCGGCGGCTGCGTTGCTGGTAGGCACGATGAAATTCGACGGTTTGCTGATCCTGCAGGCGCGGTCCGAAGGCCCTGTGCCGATGCTGATGATCGAGTGCTCCAGCGAGCGTGAAATCCGCGGCCTGGCCCGCTACGACGCCGAGCGGATCGCGCCTGACGCAACGTTGTCCGACCTGATGGCCGACGGTGTGCTGGCAATCACGGTCGACCCGACGGAAGGCCAGCGCTACCAGGGCATCGTCGACCTCGACGGCGACACCCTGTCGGACTGCTTCACCAACTATTTCGTGATGTCCCAGCAAGTCGGCACCAAGTTCTGGCTAAACGCCGACGGCAAGCGCGCCCGCGGCCTGCTGTTGCAGCAATTGCCGGCTGACCGCATCAAGGACGACGATGAGCGCACCGACAGCTGGCGCAAGCTGACCGCCCTGGCCGGTACCCTGACTGCCGAAGAACTGCTGGGCCTGGACAACGAAACCATCCTGCATCGGCTGTATCACGAAGAAGCCGTGCGCCTGTTCGACGAACAGGGGCTGCGCTTCAATTGCAGCTGCTCGCGCGAGCGTTCCGCCAATGCCCTGGTCAGCCTGGGCCTGGAAGATGCGCAGGAATTAGTCGTGGAACATGGCGGTCACATCGAGATCGACTGCCAGTTCTGCAACCAGCGCTACCTGTTCGATGCGGCCGATGTAGCCCAATTGTTCGCCGGCGCAGGCATCGACACCCCTTCCGACACCCGCCACTAAAACGTTTAAGCACAGGTAAATCACCTGCCAAATGCCGGATTAGAGGCGTTCTGACGGGAGGGCCCTACTCTTTTTGGGCTTTTCTGGCATAATCCGGCCCACTTTTTTCGCGGTAGTAGTGCGCAACTTTCTACTACAAAACGTTTGGAGCAACTCGGCCACAGGCCGACGGGGAACCTCATGACGCAAGCCAATAACGCCGTATACACCGATCTGAGTGTTGACGATCTGGTCAAAGAAGCCCTGCAGCGCGGTGAAGGCGTGCTTGCCGATACTGGCGCGCTGGTCGTAGAAACCGGTCACCGCACCGGCCGCTCGCCGGTCGACCGCTTCATCGTCGAAGAGCCGACTACCCAGGACGCAATCGCCTGGGGCCCGATCAACCGCAAGTTCCCGGCCGACAAGTTCGATGCCCTGTGGAGCCGCGTAGAAGCCTTCAACAACGCGCAAGAGCACTTCGTTTCCCACGTTCACGTAGGGGCTTCCGAAGACCACTACCTGGCCGTGAAAATGACCACCCAGACCGCTTGGCAGAACCTGTTCGGTCGCTGCCTGTTCATCAACCCGGCCCAGTACAACCCGGCCGGTCGTGAAGAGTGGCAAGTGCTCAACGTGGCCAACTTCGAATGCGTGCCAGAACGTGACGGCACCAACTCCGACGGTTGCGTGATCCTCAACTTCGCCCAGAAAAAAGTGCTGATCGCCGGCATGCGTTACGCCGGTGAGATGAAAAAAGCCATGTTCTCGGTGCAGAACT
Above is a genomic segment from Pseudomonas azadiae containing:
- the hslO gene encoding Hsp33 family molecular chaperone HslO; translated protein: MTDLPDTDFTQRFIFDENDARGELVSLERSYAEVLAKHAYPEPVAQLLGELMAAAALLVGTMKFDGLLILQARSEGPVPMLMIECSSEREIRGLARYDAERIAPDATLSDLMADGVLAITVDPTEGQRYQGIVDLDGDTLSDCFTNYFVMSQQVGTKFWLNADGKRARGLLLQQLPADRIKDDDERTDSWRKLTALAGTLTAEELLGLDNETILHRLYHEEAVRLFDEQGLRFNCSCSRERSANALVSLGLEDAQELVVEHGGHIEIDCQFCNQRYLFDAADVAQLFAGAGIDTPSDTRH
- the rimA gene encoding S6 modification regulatory phosphodiesterase RimA encodes the protein MTDFPVSLTSPGQRCVGCQQSEPLGFDFAFAYQPIVDLRDQSIFANEALVRGVAGEGAMSVLQQVNSSNRYRFDQRCRTQAIAGAAALGMQTHLSINFMPNAVYRPELCIRSTLEAARAHNFPLDRLIFETLETEHVDNYRHLTNILREYRQFGFKTAIDDFGAGYSGLNLLADFQPDLIKLDMALIRDVDQDRVRQVIVRGIVTICEQLGVTVIAEGIESAGERDFLSDCGIFLMQGYWFAKPAFKALAEVTPTAWAN
- the rimK gene encoding 30S ribosomal protein S6--L-glutamate ligase — protein: MKIAVLSRNPRLYSTRRLVEAGTERGHEMVVIDTLRAYMNIASHKPQIHYRGKPLEGFDAVIPRIGASVTFYGCAVLRQFEMMGVFPLNESVAIARSRDKLRSLQLLSRRGIGLPVTGFAHSPDDIPDLIEMVNGAPLVIKVLEGTQGIGVVLCETATAAESVIEAFMGLKQNIMVQEYIKEAGGADIRCFVVGDKVIAAMKRQAKPGEFRSNLHRGGSASLIKITPEERMTALRAAKVMGLAVAGVDILRSNHGPLVMEVNSSPGLEGIETTTGKDVAGIIIQHLEKNGGPNMTRTKGKG
- the ompR gene encoding osmolarity response regulator transcription factor OmpR, translated to MSSTAQTAEGEKILIVDDDPGLSSLLERFFNSKGYRARAVPNTEQMDRLLGREVFNLVVLDLMLPGEDGLTACKRLRGANNQIPIIMLTAKGDELSRIKGLELGADDYLAKPFNPDELMARVKAVLRRQAAPVPGAPGSEDESVTFGDYELSLATRELKRGDEVHMLTTGEFAVLKALVMNARQPLTRDKLMNLARGREWDALERSIDVQISRLRRMIEPDPSKPRYIQTVWGVGYVFVPDGNKTS
- a CDS encoding ATP-binding protein, with translation MKTPLWFPQSFFSRTLWLVLIVVLFSKALTLVYLLMNEDVLVDRQYSHGVALTLRAYWAVDEENREKVAKASTLIRVDGAGVPEGEQHWPYSEIYQRQMQAELGEDTEVRLRMHVSPALWVRAPSLGDAWIKVPLYPHPLRGQKIWNVLGWFLAIGLLSTASAWIFVRQLNQPLKRLVFAARQLGQGRSVRLPVSDTPSEMTEVYGAFNQMAEDVEQAGRERELMLAGVSHDLRTPLTRLRLSLELMGNHTDLTDDMVRDIEDMDAILDQFLAFIRDGRDEVVEEVDLTDLVREVVAPYNQNGEQVRMRLEPIRPFALRRVSMKRLLNNLIGNALHHAGSDVEVAAYVSGDSAAPYVVLSVMDRGAGIDPDELEGIFNPFTRGDRARGGKGTGLGLAIVRRIASMHGGNVELRNREEGGLEARVRLPLGLMLPRDAV
- the rimB gene encoding retropepsin-like aspartic endopeptidase RimB, translating into MKTFDHLTVVGLREWVALPDLGVAGLRAKIDTGASTSSLHATDIEPFERNGEKWVRFTAHLGSVVQLRHRRCEAPLVTMKTIKSSNGHAQVRYVISTTLALGDRVWRVEFTLACRKAMRYRLLLGSKALIDGQLVVNPGIKYVQDKPVFPVSTLSAPGAA
- a CDS encoding Tex family protein, translating into MDSINSRIAEELGVRPQQVEAAVALLDEGSTVPFIARYRKEVTGSLDDIQLRHLEERLRYLRELDERRISILASIEEQGKLTPQLERDIKLADTKTRLEDLYLPYKQKRRTKGQIALEAGLGELADGLFNDPSLTPETEAARFIDSEKGVADVKAALEGAKYILMERFAEDASLLEKLRTYLKQEAILSARVIAGKEEEGAKFRDYFEHDEPLKSMPSHRALAIFRGRNEGILSSALKVGDELPGTMHPCEGMIGQQFGIQNQNRPADKWLSEVVRWTWKVKLYTHLETDLLGELRDSAETEAINVFAHNLHDLLLAAPAGPRATLGLDPGLRTGCKVAVVDATGKLLDHATVYPHVPHNKWDQTLAILAALCAKHSVDLIAIGNGTASRETDKLAAELIKKYPAMKMTKVMVSEAGASVYSASELASKEFPDLDVSIRGAVSIARRLQDPLAELVKIDPKSIGVGQYQHDVSQLKLARGLDAVVEDCVNAVGVDVNTASVALLARISGLNATLAQNIVTHRDENGAFKTRASLKKVARLGEKTFEQAAGFLRVMNGDNPLDSSAVHPEAYRLVQRIAAETDRDIRSLIGDAAFLKRLDPKKYTDETFGVPTITDILQELEKPGRDPRPEFKTAEFQDGVEDLKDLQLGMILEGVVTNVTNFGAFVDIGVHQDGLVHISALSEKFIKDPREAVKAGDVVKVKVMEVDIPRKRVGLSMRMSDTPGEKIDGARGARPGSAPRPSQNRSENGAPRKETATAAPSNNAMASLFANAKQLKKR
- a CDS encoding RNA-binding S4 domain-containing protein — protein: MAQKQQEEEKVRLDKWLWAARFYKTRALAKAAIESGKVHHRGERCKPGKEPRVGDEFQIRTGFDEKTIVVQALSIVRRGAPEAQALYTETEASIAKRENAAAMRKAGATGMTTDGKPSKKQRRDLFKFRGSGNDE
- a CDS encoding phosphatase PAP2 family protein produces the protein MNNPGLFQAKWNLGGWAFCNLLAIGLLCFWLWPTGQMLCVIFDEWLFHLLNDPLASNSTWLHVWAVASLRPFDAVVGVILLTLLIRGDWVFKAVQTRQALLGFVGILLLLLFIRMLFSKLAAHMGWQHSSPSMMISGAVQMSDFFPGLEKTWELKDRSSQSFPGDHASVLLIWGMFMSAFAKRIGQVLVIWGLALLFMMPRLVAGAHWGQDDYIGGVLLALLALGWGYYTPFAAKVSGGLLRVTAPVFGLLGKLPVVGRLSVMRSAA